In Deltaproteobacteria bacterium, the DNA window ACATTCGATGCCTGTCGAGAGCCTCAAGGTCGAGCGATTGGACGTTCGATGTTCGATGTTCATTTTTTTGTAACCGTGAACGGTTACTTTCTTTTGCCTCCGACCTCAAGCGTAGCGGTCCTCCAACAGACCGTGGCGACCCAAGACGACGGCATTGAACGAACGATTTCAAAGCTCCAATTGTGACAGTTCAGAGTATGCCCTCATGCCTCATGAAGTATTGCTCAAGGGCAATTCCACGCTAAAGGTGGCGCCACCCTGGCCGTTGTTTTTGGCAAAGATATGGCCGTTATGTCGACGGACAATCTCATAGGAGATATAAAGTCCCAGACCGGTCCCTTTTCCTACCTCCTTGGTCGTGAAAAAAGGCTTGAATATATCCTTCATGACCCCTGCGGGGATTCCTGGGCCGTTGTCTTCACACTCAAAGACAACAATGCCTCTTGGCTCATCGAGCCTGGTCCTTAAGACAATTCGCCCAGGGCCGCTGCTCACGACCTGTATAGCATTGGTCAAGATGTTAAGGCATACCTGCCCCAGGTTGGCAAAGTTGCCTTGGATTTCAGGCAGATTATCAGCATAGGCCTCGATAATTTCAATGCCAGCGCCCTTGTACTGGTTGTGAAGGACCCTTAGGGCGTTCCCGGTCACATCATTGAGCATGACGGGTTCAGAGTATTCCTGGGTCTGACGGGATATTCCAAGCAGGCTTGCAACAATATCTTTGGCGCGTTTCAGTTCCTTGAGGCTGAATTTCAGATCGTCAACCAACTCCTCCTTTTCTTCTGCGCTATCCTGTGACCCAACAATCTGTTGAGCAGGCGTTTCTTCTATAGTCTCAACGGCTGTTTGAACGAGACTGGAGACGCTTGTAAGGGGGTTGTTCAACTCGTGCGCAACTCCTGCCACAAGGGCCCCTACAGCAGCCAGGCTTTCGGATCTGATGAGAAGATCCTGAGTCTTTTCCTTTTCTTCCAGCGCCCTTTTTAGTTCTTGAGTTCGTTCTTCCACTATGCTTTCAAGGTTAACGTTAAGATTTTCAATGAGTTCATATGCCTTGGCATTCTCGATGGCAATAGCACATTGGTTTGCCAGGGTGCGAAGGAGTTCAAAGTCTTGTGCTGTGAAAAGATCTCCTGACTTCTTGTCACCCAAGACAAGCAGTCCATTTATGTTTCCTTTGAAGACCAAAGGTATGACCACAGCGCCGGCCAGGCTGTTGAAATCTTTCTTCAAGGCAGACGGATTATCACTAGAGCCCAACCATTCTTCGAGATTGTAACGGGTTACCTCCATCTTCCGATCACCCATCTCCCTGATAAGGGGACTCGACGCCCTTATTGATAGGGCCTCGTTTGATAGGCAGCCCATCTGACTGCAGATGACAAACTTCTGCCCCGCATCGTCCTTGAGCATAACATAGGCCCAATCAAGACACATGGCATCAGTGAGCGTCCTGAGGGTTTTGTCCATGATTTCGTCAAACTTCAGCATGGAGGCCATGGCATCACTCAATGCCATCAGGGTTTTTTGATAATCGTATTTACCTTTGAAGAGCAGGTTATCGATTACAACTTGCACCCGTTTCTTAAGGGGCTCAAAGACAAAAACGATGATAACAAAAAACAAGAATAGAAAAAGAAAAGACCATCTTTGGCCCATCCCCTCAAATACCTGATTGAACAAAATGATCATCAGGGCATAAGCCCCGGTGAGCAAACCTGTAAGCAGGGAGTAAATAAGACCCTTTTGAACCACGAAGCCGATGTCGAGCAAATCGTGCTTCAATACAGCAAAACCCAAGAGAGTGATGGGAATGAAGGTAAAGTTTCCCGCCGGATAAGAACTGATCCCGATCAAGGGCAAAAGGTCGAAATGGGCCATGATGGCGGCGCCCCCCAGAGCGGAGATTATATATTTTGTTTTGTTTCTTCGATCCGGGTCTTTTTCTCGCTTTAAGCTGCGAAAGAGGAGATAGATACAATAGATAGTCGTTGTGGTGCTGGCGACTCCAAACACATATATCAAGGGTCCTCCCAAGGCATAATACCCGAAATAATATCTATGGACCCCTGACAGGTAGTAGTTCCCTTGAGAAAGGAGGCTCAGACACCCGCTAAAGGCGTAGGCTATGCCAATTAACCATTTGTGCCTGGTTATTCCCAGGAAACAATAGGTAAAGTGCAGGTAAACAGGAACGAAAAAGACAACAAACACGTGATCTATGCGGCTGATGCGTAAGGCCAGATCAGGATCAGTCACTACTGAGGCCAGGGCCTTGTCGAGACTCAAGAGTCCCCCCAGCAAACAGATAGCCGCAAGAAGCAGATTGACTTTCCGGCCCTTTCCCTTGACCAGGGCCAGGCTTGCCAAAGCAAACAAGGTCAAAAAACTGACAAAGGGTGGCGCCACCCACCAATTCAACTCAATCGGCATACTGCTCACTGCAGCCCTCCACTCTGTGTTTTGCCACTGATTGTATCCAGCAGGACATCATTGACTCAATGTTGATGATTATAGCGCAGAAGAATTCCGGTCAAGACAAAACAGCTTCGAATCAGCTCAGGCTCGCGAAACAGATAGGTTCATGTTTTCAAAAGCCTAACCCCTGTACAAATTAACATTGACGATAGTGGATTTTAGATAGAATATAAAAATTTTGATCCGTATCAACGGGAAAACGGTCAACCTAACACATACAGTAACTTAAAAGATGTCTGCTGATAAGATTATTGTACGCGGCGCGCGCCAGCACAACCTCAAGAATATCGATGTGGATATCCCCCGGAATCGACTTGTGGTCATAACGGGCCTTTCGGGTTCCGGCAAGTCGACACTCGCCTTTGACACGCTTTATGCAGAGGGACAGCGTCGATACGTTGAATCGCTTTCTGTTTATGCACGCCAGTTCCTGGAGCGCATGGACAAGCCGGATGTAGACACCATCGAAGGCCTCTCGCCAGCCATTGCCATCGAACAAAAATCGACTACCAAGAACCCAAGATCCACAGTGGGAACCGTAACCGAGATCCATGATTATCTCCGGGTTCTCTTTGCCCGCAGCGGCAAGCCACACTGTCATCAATGCGGACGGCCTATCACGACTCAGACTGTCCAGCAGATGGTGGACCAAGTCATGGCCCTTAAGCCGGGGACCAGGGTTGTCATCCTGTCTCCAGTCGTCTCCGGCAAAGAGGGAACCCATCAAAGGCTGTTTCAAAGACTTAGAAGGGACGGGTTTGCCCGCGTCCGGGTAGATGGCGAGACCTTTGACCTTGGAGAAGCCATCTCGCTGGACAAGAGCACAAAGCACATAGTGGATGTAGTGGTGGACCGCTTGGTCGTAAAGGACACTATCCGTAATCGTCTGGCCGACTCCATTGAACTTGCCATAGGGCTTTCAGAAGGCCTTGTCACAGTAGATGTTTTCGGCGCAGACCCGTTTGTTTTTAGCGAAAAGGCCTCCTGCCTGGTTTGCGGCATCAGCTACCCCACGTTTTTGCCGGCAAACTTTTCCTTCAACAGCCCCCTGGGGGCCTGCCCGACGTGCAATGGGCTCGGCTCTATGATGGTCTTTGATCCTGACATGATTGTCCCAAACCCGCAACTCTCCTTGAGGCAAGGCTGCATCGCCCCGTGGGAAAACCGGCATTCGGTCTATTTCTTCCAGGTATTGGATGCCATCACTGGCCGCTATCAGGTAGACATCTACACTCCTTTCAAGGATTTTCCAGAACCACTCAAGGATCTGTTGCTATATGGCTCCAAGGGCGAGCCCATAGATTTTTACCTGGAGCGCGATGGCCGGCGCTATACCTACGTCAGGCCCTTTGAAGGGGCCATTCCCAGCCTTGAACGGCGTTACAAGGAAACATCAACGCAACAAGTGCGAGAACGGATAGAACGATTCATGAACATCCAACCCTGCCGCGATTGTCATGGAGCACGCCTCAAGCCGGAAAGCCTTGCAGTGAAGATTGGCGGCGAGTCTATTCATGAGGTCAGCGCACGGTCCATAGCCGAACTTGTTGAATTCTTTCATGCCGTTCAGCTCGCCCCACGGGAAAGGACTATCGCTGAACGCATACTGAGAGAAATTGGCGAAAGGCTCCTTTTCTTGACCCGCGTGGGACTGGGATACCTTACCCTGGACCGCGGATCAGCCACTCTTTCAGCCGGGGAATGGCAGCGTATCAGGCTCGCCACCCAGATCAGTTCTAAACTGACCGGAGTCCTTTACGTGCTGGACGAACCGAGCATAGGACTTCACCAGCGGGACAATCAGAGACTGCTGAGCACGCTTCAACAGATGCGTGATCTGGGAAATACAGTCCTTGTAGTAGAACACGATGCGGAAACCATCCTTTCGGCAGACAGCGTCATCGATATGGGCCCGGAAGCCGGCGTTAGAGGCGGACATGTTGTGTTCAGCGGACGGCCTTCAGCGCTTCTCGAACACGAGACCTCTATCACGGGCCAGTATCTGTCTGGTCGCAAGACCATACCGGTACCCACGAAGCGCCGTCCCTTGACAAAGGGATGCCTCACCCTCATTGGGGCATATTCAAACAACCTTAAAGACATCGCGGTTCGGTTTCCTCTAGGATGCTTTGTGTGTGTGACAGGCGTGTCGGGATCAGGCAAATCCACGCTGGTAATTGAAACACTCTACCGCGCTTTGGCTCGCCATTTCTATTATTCCACAAAAGGCGCGGGCAAGTTCAGGCAACTCACCGGTCTTGAAAAGGTCGACGGCGTTGTTCACATAGACCAGTCTCCCATCGGACGTACCCCACGCTCAAATCCTGCAACATATTCCGGCCTATTTGCCTACGTCAGGGAGCTATTTGCCAGAACGCCCGATGCCAGGATCCGGGGATACAAGCCAGGACGTTTTAGCTTCAACGTAAAGGGCGGCAGGTGCGAGGCCTGTCGTGGAGATGGGATCATGAAGATTGAGATGCATTTTCTTCCTGATGTTTATGTCACTTGCGATGTGTGCCGCCGCAAGCGTTACAACCGCGAAACCCTCGAGGTGAAATACAAGGGCAAAAACATATCTGACGTGCTGGATATGACAGTGAATCAGGCCCTTGCATTCTTTGGCAATGTGAAAAAGATAAGAACCAAACTCGAGACCTTGGCCGATGTGGGACTCAATTATGTCCGGTTGGGGCAGGCTGCTACGACACTA includes these proteins:
- a CDS encoding GAF domain-containing protein, translating into MSSMPIELNWWVAPPFVSFLTLFALASLALVKGKGRKVNLLLAAICLLGGLLSLDKALASVVTDPDLALRISRIDHVFVVFFVPVYLHFTYCFLGITRHKWLIGIAYAFSGCLSLLSQGNYYLSGVHRYYFGYYALGGPLIYVFGVASTTTTIYCIYLLFRSLKREKDPDRRNKTKYIISALGGAAIMAHFDLLPLIGISSYPAGNFTFIPITLLGFAVLKHDLLDIGFVVQKGLIYSLLTGLLTGAYALMIILFNQVFEGMGQRWSFLFLFLFFVIIVFVFEPLKKRVQVVIDNLLFKGKYDYQKTLMALSDAMASMLKFDEIMDKTLRTLTDAMCLDWAYVMLKDDAGQKFVICSQMGCLSNEALSIRASSPLIREMGDRKMEVTRYNLEEWLGSSDNPSALKKDFNSLAGAVVIPLVFKGNINGLLVLGDKKSGDLFTAQDFELLRTLANQCAIAIENAKAYELIENLNVNLESIVEERTQELKRALEEKEKTQDLLIRSESLAAVGALVAGVAHELNNPLTSVSSLVQTAVETIEETPAQQIVGSQDSAEEKEELVDDLKFSLKELKRAKDIVASLLGISRQTQEYSEPVMLNDVTGNALRVLHNQYKGAGIEIIEAYADNLPEIQGNFANLGQVCLNILTNAIQVVSSGPGRIVLRTRLDEPRGIVVFECEDNGPGIPAGVMKDIFKPFFTTKEVGKGTGLGLYISYEIVRRHNGHIFAKNNGQGGATFSVELPLSNTS
- the uvrA gene encoding excinuclease ABC subunit UvrA codes for the protein MSADKIIVRGARQHNLKNIDVDIPRNRLVVITGLSGSGKSTLAFDTLYAEGQRRYVESLSVYARQFLERMDKPDVDTIEGLSPAIAIEQKSTTKNPRSTVGTVTEIHDYLRVLFARSGKPHCHQCGRPITTQTVQQMVDQVMALKPGTRVVILSPVVSGKEGTHQRLFQRLRRDGFARVRVDGETFDLGEAISLDKSTKHIVDVVVDRLVVKDTIRNRLADSIELAIGLSEGLVTVDVFGADPFVFSEKASCLVCGISYPTFLPANFSFNSPLGACPTCNGLGSMMVFDPDMIVPNPQLSLRQGCIAPWENRHSVYFFQVLDAITGRYQVDIYTPFKDFPEPLKDLLLYGSKGEPIDFYLERDGRRYTYVRPFEGAIPSLERRYKETSTQQVRERIERFMNIQPCRDCHGARLKPESLAVKIGGESIHEVSARSIAELVEFFHAVQLAPRERTIAERILREIGERLLFLTRVGLGYLTLDRGSATLSAGEWQRIRLATQISSKLTGVLYVLDEPSIGLHQRDNQRLLSTLQQMRDLGNTVLVVEHDAETILSADSVIDMGPEAGVRGGHVVFSGRPSALLEHETSITGQYLSGRKTIPVPTKRRPLTKGCLTLIGAYSNNLKDIAVRFPLGCFVCVTGVSGSGKSTLVIETLYRALARHFYYSTKGAGKFRQLTGLEKVDGVVHIDQSPIGRTPRSNPATYSGLFAYVRELFARTPDARIRGYKPGRFSFNVKGGRCEACRGDGIMKIEMHFLPDVYVTCDVCRRKRYNRETLEVKYKGKNISDVLDMTVNQALAFFGNVKKIRTKLETLADVGLNYVRLGQAATTLSGGEAQRLKLSRELSKRGTGRTVYILDEPTTGLHFADIQKLLDVLNRLADAGNTIVVIEHNMDVIKSADYVIDLGPEGGDEGGHVVGCGRPQEIAELADSHTGRFLRKILGDRLRVQGSEVQGSGL